The sequence GAAGACGATGATCCGGCCGAAAAAATATACCGGGTAGAAGGTTCCATCAGCATAGATGGGCAGGCGCGCACCTATTTACTCAACCTGCCGCCGGGGTATTATGAAGGTGCCGGTTTTTCACTGGTCATTGCCATGCATGGCGGGGGCGGATCGGCCACCCAGTTTGAAACCTCTTCATTGCTGACGCAAAAAGCCAATGCAGAGAACTTCATCGTCGTGTATCCCGAAGGCGTAAAAAGCACCGGTGCATTGGGTGTCCGTACCTGGAATGCCGGTACCTGCTGCGCTTTTGCCGTGGAGAACAACATCAATGATGTAAAATTCATCACCACGCTCATTGATAAGCTGGTGGCAGATTATAAGATCAACGCCAAAAAAGTATACGCCACCGGGCATAGTAATGGTGGTATGATGAGTTACCGGCTTGCCTGTGAGGCATCCAATAAAATTGCCGCCATAGCGCCCAATGGTTGTACCATGGTGGTAACACAGCCTTGCAATCCTGCCCGTGCAGTACCGGTATTGCACATGCATTCGGTATTGGATGAGCACATTCCTTACACAGGAGGAACCGGCAATGGTATCTCCGGCGTTTATGCGCCGCCATTGGATTCTGTGTTCAACGTGTGGTCATCCAAAAACACCTGCACCACCACTGCCCAGGTGGTCGTCAACAACAGCAGCTATAAATTCACCCGCTGGACCAATTGCAGCAACAATACCGCCATACATTACTATTTAACGCAGGATGGCGGACATGCCTGGCCGGGTGGTTTACCGGGTAGCGCCAATGGCGATACCCCTTCCCAGGCCATCAATGCCAATAACCTC comes from Paraflavitalea devenefica and encodes:
- a CDS encoding alpha/beta hydrolase family esterase encodes the protein MKNGLICFLLITGVAALSSGCGKKEDDDPAEKIYRVEGSISIDGQARTYLLNLPPGYYEGAGFSLVIAMHGGGGSATQFETSSLLTQKANAENFIVVYPEGVKSTGALGVRTWNAGTCCAFAVENNINDVKFITTLIDKLVADYKINAKKVYATGHSNGGMMSYRLACEASNKIAAIAPNGCTMVVTQPCNPARAVPVLHMHSVLDEHIPYTGGTGNGISGVYAPPLDSVFNVWSSKNTCTTTAQVVVNNSSYKFTRWTNCSNNTAIHYYLTQDGGHAWPGGLPGSANGDTPSQAINANNLLWDFFKQYQLP